A DNA window from Bombus huntii isolate Logan2020A chromosome 10, iyBomHunt1.1, whole genome shotgun sequence contains the following coding sequences:
- the LOC126869998 gene encoding meiosis-specific nuclear structural protein 1-like, which yields MEEVGETMHQENLKAEKRKKEIAALMEAEKDAFLKARRFWKEKRREVLKQEHDEILRIIAKREALQKREAEGKADTQAAKDAMLEKMMSKLMEEEHKRIEREEISRELYLVEKERKLAGEAIKLAMKKKRTARQQLEEMAKTQRAVAERKAKENAIDAAFAKYLADERKKQEEKEGQKEQARREKVVQYGNELREAIEQNKTQRSKDAGKIRREIDINETKCHSESNLEAVKFQQAKNNVL from the exons ATGGAAGAAGTTGGCGAGACGATGCAccaagaaaatttgaaagcggagaagaggaagaaagaaatagcTGCTTTGATGGAGGCTGAGAAGGATGCTTTTTTAAAAGCTCGACGATTTTGGAAAGAGAAGAGGAGGGAGGTTCTGAAGCAGGAACACGACGAGATTTTGCGAATCATCGCTAAAAGGGAGGCTTTGCAAAAGAGGGAAGCTGAAGGAAAG GCCGACACTCAGGCAGCTAAGGACGCTATGTTAGAAAAGATGATGAGTAAATTGATGGAGGAAGAGCATAAACGAATAGAACGGGAAGAAATTTCCAGGGAATTATATTTGGTAGAGAAAGAACGCAAACTGGCGGGTGAAGCGATTAAACTGGCgatgaaaaagaaacgtaCTGCGAGACAACAACTAGAAGAGATG GCAAAAACTCAGAGAGCTGTGGCTGAAAGGAAGGCGAAAGAAAATGCGATCGACGCTGCTTTCGCCAAGTATTTGGCAgatgaacgaaagaaacagGAGGAAAAGGAAGGCCAAAAGGAGCAAGCACGACGCGAAAAAG tCGTCCAATATGGAAATGAATTGCGCGAGGCTATAGAGCAAAATAAAACGCAACGTTCGAAGGATGCAGGAAAGATAAGGCGTGAAATTGATATTAACGAAACTAAGTGTCATTCGGAATCTAACTTGGAGGCAGTGAAATTTCAGCAGGCAAAGAACAACGTGCTTTAA
- the LOC126869975 gene encoding ATP-dependent RNA helicase abstrakt has protein sequence MAQEKGDPPRKRYRREGDKESSPLETDDDYVPYVPVKERKKYQLIKLGKLGQLKDEAAAGIIGKSSSENEKDDADDDDGQVWGRKSNISLLDQHTELKKLAEAKKESAMEKQLKEEEKILESVAENKALMGVAELAKGIQYEDPIKTSWRPPRAVLAAGEARHERIRRKLRILVEGDDVPPPLKSFKEMKFHRGILNGLEQKGIVKPTPIQVQGIPTVLSGRDMIGIAFTGSGKTLVFVLPIIMFCLEQEVAMPFVRNEGPYGLIICPSRELAKQTYDIIRHYTNTLRQAGCPEIRSCLAIGGVPVSESLEVINKGVHIMVATPGRLMDMLDKKMVKLSVCRYLCMDEADRMIDMGFEEDVRTIFSFFRGQRQTLLFSATMPKKIQNFARSALVKPVTINVGRAGAASMNVIQEVEYVKQEAKIVYLLECLQKTPPPVLIFAEKKQDVDAIHEYLLLKGVEAVAIHGGKDQEERSRSVEAFREGRKDVLVATDVASKGLDFADVQHVINYDMPDDVENYVHRIGRTGRSGRTGIATTFINKANDESVLLDLKHLLMEAKQKVPPFLLELCSENEKYLNLGDERGCSYCGGLGHRITECPKLEAIQNKQASNIGRRDYLASNAADY, from the exons ATGGCACAAGAAAAAGGAGATCCTCCACGAAAG AGATACAGAAGAGAAGGAGACAAGGAAAGCAGTCCCTTGGAAACAGATGACGATTATGTTCCTTATGTGCCAGTTAAAGAAcgtaaaaaatatcaattaattaagcTTGGTAAGCTTGGACAACTTAAAGATGAAGCTGCTGCTGGTATTATCGGGAAAAGTAGCAGTGAGAATGAAAAGGATGATGCAGATGATGATGATGGGCAAGTATGGGGAAGAAAGTCGAACATTTCTTTGTTGGATCAACATactgaattaaaaaaattagcaGAAG ctAAGAAGGAAAGTGCTATGGAAAAACAGttgaaggaagaagaaaagatcCTAGAGAGTGTAGCAGAAAATAAAGCTTTAATGGGTGTAGCGGAATTAGCAAAGGGTATTCAATACGAGGACCCAATAAAGACCAGTTGGAGACCTCCAAGAGCAGTTCTCGCTGCAGGAGAAGCAAGACATGAAAGGATTAGGAGGAAACTTAGAATTTTAGTAGAGGGAGATGATGTACCACCACCATTGAAAAGCTTCAAAGAGATGAAATTTCATAGAGGTATACTGAATGGTTTGGAACAGAAAGGTATCGTTAAACCCACACCAATTCAAGTTCAAGGAATACCAACAGT aTTATCAGGTCGCGATATGATTGGCATTGCCTTTACTGGTAGCGGTAAAACATTGGTATTTGTATTACCTATTATAATGTTTTGTCTAGAACAAGAAGTGGCTATGCCATTTGTGAGAAACGAAGGACCATATG GTTTAATCATTTGTCCGTCTCGAGAATTAGCGAAACAAACTTACGATATTATTCGACATTATACGAATACTTTACGACAAGCAGGTTGTCCCGAAATACGCAGCTGTCTAGCAATTGGAGGTGTACCTGTATCAGAATCTTTAGAAGTTATTAACAA AGGTGTTCACATTATGGTGGCAACTCCTGGAAGACTAATGGATATGTTAGATAAAAAGATGGTAAAACTCAGCGTGTGTCGTTATCTGTGTATGGACGAAGCCGATCGTATGATCGACATGGGTTTTGAAGAAGATGTGCGAACAATTTTTTCGTTCTTCAGG GGTCAGAGACAAACGTTGCTGTTTTCTGCGACTATGCCAAAGAAGATTCAAAATTTTGCGCGTTCCGCTTTAGTAAAACCTGTGACGATTAATGTTGGTCGCGCAGGTGCAGCGTCTATGAATGTAATACAAGAAGTTGAATACGTCAAGCAAGAAGCTAAAATcgtgtatctcctggaatgtTTACAAAAAACTCCCCCACCTGTACTTATATTTGCCGAGAAAAAGCAAGACGTTGATGCTATTCACGAATACCTATTGCTAAAGGGCGTTGAAGCGGTAGCAATACATGGTGGAAAag ATCAGGAAGAAAGATCACGTTCTGTAGAAGCTTTTCGTGAAGGCCGGAAGGATGTATTGGTTGCGACGGATGTTGCATCCAAAGGTCTCGATTTTGCCGATGTGCAACACGTTATAAATTACGATATGCCGGATGATGTTGAAAACTATG tGCATAGGATCGGAAGAACTGGGCGTTCTGGACGAACTGGAATAGCAACAACATTTATTAACAAAGCAAATGACGAGTCTGTGTTACTGGATCTTAAACACTTGCTTATGGAAGCGAAACAAAAGGTTCCACCATTCTTGCTGGAACTTTGTTCAGAGAATGAAAAATACCTCAATTTGGGAG ATGAGCGTGGATGCAGTTATTGTGGTGGTCTTGGTCACAGAATCACAGAGTGTCCCAAACTGGAAGCTATCCAGAACAAACAAGCTTCGAATATCGGACGCCGTGATTACTTGGCCAGCAATGCAGCTGACTATTAA